Proteins encoded together in one Thalassotalea crassostreae window:
- a CDS encoding DUF481 domain-containing protein, translating into MKKFSKIALLSSLLLPVFVFAEESASDNSQEEARSNAAIDAIVSALYEEQQPDCYNFTDEVPPEEFIGFPECDNVPSAISGSIEVGAFFNSGDKNNAIGLVRSDLRHEIGKLRSTWILDMFGRITEEEDPDTGKKEFETTDQKWASSIQSNYTLEKGGKNYVFGYGSYEADRFNGFDYQTAVAAGWGRRWYETDKAFFDAEMGPGFKIDEIAETDENNNKTEKSVILRSAATYERKLFETMEFKQTVSAEFTPESDENSKYQSVSSITTKLIESLALKFAFKIDHNTKVEGDASNTRTETSLTLVYSI; encoded by the coding sequence ATGAAGAAATTTTCCAAAATAGCGTTGTTGTCATCGCTTTTGCTACCTGTGTTTGTGTTTGCAGAGGAATCCGCAAGCGATAATTCTCAAGAAGAAGCTCGTAGCAATGCTGCTATTGATGCCATCGTTTCTGCGTTATATGAAGAGCAACAACCTGATTGTTATAACTTTACCGATGAAGTACCACCCGAAGAATTTATTGGATTTCCAGAATGTGACAACGTACCATCTGCAATCTCGGGGTCAATTGAAGTCGGAGCATTTTTCAACTCAGGCGATAAAAATAATGCCATTGGTTTAGTTAGATCTGATCTTCGACACGAAATTGGAAAGTTAAGATCTACCTGGATCTTAGATATGTTCGGCCGTATTACCGAAGAAGAAGATCCTGACACAGGTAAAAAAGAATTTGAAACCACTGACCAAAAGTGGGCATCCTCTATCCAAAGTAACTATACCTTAGAAAAAGGTGGCAAAAACTACGTATTTGGTTATGGCTCCTATGAAGCAGATCGCTTTAATGGTTTTGATTATCAAACAGCTGTCGCTGCTGGTTGGGGTCGACGTTGGTATGAGACTGATAAGGCATTTTTCGATGCGGAAATGGGACCCGGTTTTAAGATCGATGAAATTGCAGAAACCGATGAAAATAATAATAAGACTGAAAAATCAGTAATCCTTCGTTCCGCTGCAACTTATGAACGAAAATTATTCGAAACAATGGAATTTAAACAAACGGTTAGTGCCGAATTTACTCCAGAATCTGACGAAAACAGCAAGTACCAATCGGTTAGTTCCATTACCACTAAACTTATCGAATCTTTAGCATTGAAGTTTGCTTTCAAAATTGACCACAACACCAAGGTTGAAGGCGATGCCTCTAATACTAGAACTGAGACTTCGCTAACTCTAGTGTATAGTATTTAG
- the epd gene encoding erythrose-4-phosphate dehydrogenase yields MTIKIAINGFGRIGRSILRALYESGQNRQFQIVAINELAQPHAIAHLLKYDTNHGRFDYAVNTHNGFLNVAGDDIALYHEPNISDLPWNKHQVDIVLDCTGVYENRDYAMQHIASGAKQVLLSQPALNDVDKTIIFGINDAQLTPQDIIVSNGSCTTNCIVPVIQTLDQAFGIESGAITTIHSSMHDQQVIDAYHDDLRLARAASQSIIPVETKLAAGIERILPKFSGRFEAIAVRVPTINVTAMDLSVTLNSDVDVEQINSAIQKGCKTLEGVLDFITEPLVSSDFNHDPHSSIVDGNSTRVSHKRLVKLLVWCDNEWGFANRMLDVAARMYETYNEK; encoded by the coding sequence ATGACAATAAAAATAGCAATTAACGGGTTTGGCCGTATTGGCAGAAGCATTTTGCGAGCCTTGTATGAATCAGGGCAAAATAGGCAATTTCAAATTGTCGCCATTAATGAATTAGCCCAACCTCACGCAATAGCGCATTTACTTAAATATGACACTAACCATGGCCGCTTTGATTATGCGGTTAATACTCATAATGGCTTTTTAAATGTCGCTGGTGATGATATTGCGCTCTATCATGAGCCAAATATAAGTGATCTTCCTTGGAATAAGCATCAAGTAGACATCGTGCTAGATTGTACTGGTGTTTATGAAAATCGTGATTACGCAATGCAACACATTGCCTCAGGAGCTAAACAAGTATTGTTATCACAACCAGCACTGAATGATGTTGATAAGACCATTATTTTTGGTATCAATGATGCTCAATTAACTCCACAAGACATTATTGTTTCAAATGGTTCGTGTACAACAAATTGTATTGTACCTGTTATACAAACACTTGATCAGGCGTTTGGTATCGAAAGTGGCGCGATCACTACCATTCATTCGTCAATGCATGATCAGCAAGTCATCGACGCTTATCACGATGATTTACGTTTAGCGCGAGCGGCAAGTCAATCGATTATTCCAGTGGAAACAAAGCTTGCAGCCGGTATTGAACGAATATTGCCAAAGTTTTCAGGTCGATTTGAAGCGATAGCGGTAAGAGTTCCAACAATTAATGTTACAGCAATGGATTTAAGTGTCACTTTAAATAGTGATGTTGACGTTGAACAAATAAACAGTGCCATCCAAAAAGGATGTAAGACATTAGAAGGCGTCCTTGATTTTATTACTGAGCCCCTAGTTTCGAGTGACTTTAATCATGATCCACACTCATCGATTGTCGATGGCAATTCGACCAGGGTCAGTCATAAGCGCTTAGTCAAGTTACTTGTTTGGTGTGATAATGAGTGGGGTTTTGCCAACAGAATGTTAGACGTTGCAGCCCGTATGTATGAAACATACAACGAAAAGTAA
- a CDS encoding VanZ family protein yields the protein MITSIKSNESLINVKFSASQILILTLLIISIFISQYFDITAFLHKHHLFDKSGHFLGFLLLTAITHKLLKFDLTTVVMSMIVYSGLTEIGQWLLGYRSGQWLDFVANFIGCLSYALLFKVVHWFKRTQEQ from the coding sequence ATGATAACATCTATAAAAAGTAATGAGTCTTTAATAAACGTGAAATTTAGCGCTAGCCAAATACTGATCTTAACTCTCTTAATTATTTCAATTTTTATCTCTCAATATTTTGATATTACTGCGTTTTTACACAAGCATCATTTATTCGATAAGAGCGGCCATTTTCTAGGGTTCTTATTACTAACTGCCATTACCCACAAGCTACTCAAATTCGATTTAACGACAGTAGTGATGAGTATGATAGTATACTCTGGGTTAACAGAAATCGGGCAGTGGTTGCTAGGTTATCGAAGTGGTCAATGGCTCGACTTTGTAGCCAACTTTATCGGCTGCTTAAGCTATGCACTTTTATTTAAAGTAGTCCACTGGTTCAAGCGCACTCAAGAACAATAA
- a CDS encoding LysR family transcriptional regulator: protein MNITNIDLNLLIAFDALLKEKNVTKAAEHLNITQPAMSNSLKRLRKLLNDPVLVRTSDGMTATERASELAPSVRNILQDIKQALQPVEDFQAQQSTRVFRIMASDYAASTLLPPLLETINLVAPNITIDIMTPSDVTFFDVEDGKIDMAINLFNELPQSFHQKVLWKDSFACLTRSTNPVLNNFDLKGYLSSKHVWVSKTGFGVGLGMNPTDVQKLGWVDEALAAIDKQRDIKIFTRNYHLAMQLAHDDQIIATLPKKAALVHTDNPSYTIVEPPFDIPDIELKMIWSPLLHHEPGHIWFRQLVAEIANQC from the coding sequence ATGAATATTACAAATATCGATTTAAATTTGTTAATTGCTTTTGACGCCTTGTTAAAAGAAAAGAATGTTACCAAAGCTGCGGAACACCTAAATATTACGCAACCAGCAATGAGTAACAGTTTGAAACGTCTTAGAAAGCTGTTAAATGATCCCGTTTTAGTACGAACTTCTGACGGTATGACTGCAACAGAACGTGCCTCTGAATTAGCGCCGAGTGTGCGCAATATTCTGCAAGATATAAAACAGGCATTACAACCGGTTGAAGACTTTCAGGCGCAACAAAGTACAAGAGTTTTCCGAATAATGGCGAGTGATTACGCCGCTTCCACTTTGCTGCCACCATTACTTGAAACAATTAACCTTGTAGCGCCAAACATTACTATCGATATTATGACGCCAAGCGATGTTACTTTCTTTGATGTTGAAGACGGAAAAATCGATATGGCAATTAATTTGTTTAATGAATTGCCACAATCATTTCACCAAAAGGTTCTTTGGAAAGATAGTTTTGCCTGTTTAACTCGTTCTACAAACCCTGTATTAAACAACTTTGACCTTAAAGGCTACTTATCAAGTAAGCATGTCTGGGTGTCAAAAACCGGTTTTGGTGTAGGCCTTGGAATGAACCCTACAGATGTACAAAAGTTAGGTTGGGTTGACGAAGCACTTGCAGCAATCGACAAACAACGTGATATAAAGATATTTACTCGTAATTATCATTTAGCAATGCAGTTGGCTCATGATGATCAAATAATCGCGACTTTACCGAAAAAAGCCGCATTGGTTCACACAGATAATCCAAGCTATACAATAGTTGAACCACCATTTGATATACCTGACATAGAATTAAAAATGATCTGGTCACCATTGTTACATCATGAACCTGGCCACATATGGTTTAGACAGCTCGTCGCAGAAATTGCTAATCAATGTTAA
- a CDS encoding RnfH family protein, whose translation MSLEQIAIELVYALPDEQTLLSLQVDQELTIEQVITESGICQQYPEIDLTVNKVGIWNKAVKLNQIIEDGDRIEIYRPLIADPKEVRKRRAEKAKEEGRADKVTGGRVNPLRNSK comes from the coding sequence ATGTCATTAGAGCAAATAGCTATCGAATTGGTATATGCATTACCGGATGAGCAAACATTGTTGTCTTTGCAGGTCGATCAAGAGCTGACTATTGAGCAAGTAATTACAGAGTCTGGGATTTGTCAGCAATATCCTGAGATTGATTTAACAGTAAATAAAGTTGGGATCTGGAACAAAGCAGTTAAATTAAATCAGATTATAGAAGATGGTGATAGAATCGAGATATATCGTCCACTTATCGCCGATCCTAAAGAAGTGCGTAAGCGCCGAGCAGAAAAAGCTAAAGAAGAAGGGCGCGCAGATAAGGTTACTGGAGGTAGAGTTAACCCGCTGCGCAATTCCAAATAA
- a CDS encoding YajQ family cyclic di-GMP-binding protein — translation MPSLDIVSEVNLDEVRNATENASRELDTRFDFRGVEASFEFKKESVTVKSEGDFQIRQMLDMLRGQLAKRQIDAKAMTVGSFDHSGKTYTQQITFKVGIEQPVAKKLVKLIKDSKIKVQASIQGEKLRVTGKKRDDLQMVMKLVRESELEQTFQFNNFKD, via the coding sequence ATGCCTTCATTAGATATCGTTTCTGAAGTAAATTTAGATGAGGTTCGTAACGCAACAGAAAACGCGAGTAGAGAGCTAGATACTCGTTTCGATTTTCGTGGTGTAGAAGCATCTTTTGAATTCAAAAAAGAAAGTGTCACTGTAAAGTCGGAAGGTGATTTTCAAATTAGACAAATGTTGGATATGTTACGCGGACAGCTTGCTAAGCGTCAGATAGACGCTAAAGCAATGACAGTGGGAAGTTTTGACCATAGTGGCAAAACTTACACACAACAAATTACCTTTAAAGTTGGTATTGAGCAGCCGGTGGCTAAGAAATTGGTCAAGTTAATTAAAGATAGCAAAATAAAGGTGCAAGCCTCAATTCAAGGTGAAAAGTTGCGCGTTACAGGTAAAAAACGTGATGACTTACAAATGGTAATGAAGTTAGTCAGAGAGTCTGAATTAGAGCAAACATTTCAGTTTAATAACTTTAAAGATTAG
- the fba gene encoding class II fructose-bisphosphate aldolase (catalyzes the reversible aldol condensation of dihydroxyacetonephosphate and glyceraldehyde 3-phosphate in the Calvin cycle, glycolysis, and/or gluconeogenesis), with translation MALISMRQMLDHAAEFEYGIPAFNVNNLEQVRAIMLAARDTDSPVILQASAGARKYAGAPFLRHLILAATEEFPEIPVVMHQDHGTSPAVCQRSIQLGFSSVMMDGSLMSDGKTPSSYEYNVDVTRRVVEMAHACGVSVEGELGCLGSLETGMAGEEDGVGAEGVLSHDQLLTDPEEAADFVKKTQVDALAIACGTSHGAYKFTRPPTGDILDINRIKAIHERIPNTHLVMHGSSSVPQDWLAVINEYGGAIPETYGVPVEQIQEGIKNGVRKVNIDTDLRLASTGAVRRFLAENPAEFDPRKFLQTTTDAMYDICKARYEAFNTAGHASKIKAINLDDMYARYVSGELDALIK, from the coding sequence ATGGCTTTAATTTCAATGCGTCAAATGCTAGACCATGCGGCTGAATTTGAATACGGTATTCCGGCATTTAACGTAAATAACCTCGAGCAAGTGCGTGCAATTATGCTAGCTGCTCGTGATACAGATAGCCCTGTAATTCTTCAAGCATCTGCGGGTGCGCGTAAGTATGCTGGCGCACCTTTTTTACGTCACCTGATCTTAGCTGCTACTGAAGAATTTCCGGAAATTCCAGTAGTGATGCATCAAGATCACGGTACATCGCCAGCAGTATGTCAACGTTCAATTCAATTAGGATTCTCATCGGTAATGATGGATGGTTCTTTAATGAGCGATGGTAAAACACCTTCATCATATGAATATAACGTTGATGTTACACGTCGTGTTGTTGAAATGGCTCATGCTTGTGGTGTTTCAGTTGAAGGTGAATTAGGTTGTCTTGGCTCATTAGAAACAGGTATGGCTGGTGAAGAAGATGGCGTTGGTGCTGAAGGTGTTTTATCACATGACCAACTTCTAACTGATCCAGAAGAAGCTGCGGACTTTGTTAAGAAAACGCAAGTAGATGCGCTGGCAATAGCTTGTGGTACATCACACGGTGCATATAAGTTTACTCGTCCACCAACAGGTGACATTCTTGATATTAATCGTATTAAAGCGATCCATGAGCGAATTCCAAACACTCATTTAGTGATGCACGGTTCATCATCTGTGCCACAAGACTGGTTAGCAGTAATCAACGAATATGGCGGCGCTATTCCTGAAACCTACGGTGTTCCAGTTGAACAAATTCAAGAAGGTATTAAAAATGGTGTTCGTAAAGTAAACATAGATACTGATTTACGTCTTGCTTCTACTGGTGCTGTTCGTCGTTTCTTAGCAGAAAATCCGGCAGAGTTTGATCCTCGTAAATTTTTACAAACAACAACTGATGCTATGTACGATATTTGTAAAGCTCGTTACGAAGCATTTAACACAGCAGGTCATGCAAGTAAGATTAAAGCAATTAATTTAGATGACATGTACGCTCGTTATGTAAGCGGTGAATTGGACGCTTTAATTAAGTAA
- the smpB gene encoding SsrA-binding protein SmpB yields the protein MAKKKSKDKQNSNTIALNKKARHEYTLSDKFEAGMSLQGWEIKSIRSGKVNISDCYVFIKNGEAYLLGAEIQPLISASSHVVCDPNRDRKLLLSRKELDRLAGAVDRQGFSLIATAMYWKRNWVKLEFCLGKGKKTHDKRADIKDREWKVDQGRLMKQKNQ from the coding sequence ATGGCAAAGAAAAAATCAAAAGATAAACAAAATAGTAATACTATCGCGCTTAATAAAAAAGCGAGGCATGAGTATACCCTAAGCGATAAATTCGAAGCAGGAATGAGTTTACAAGGCTGGGAAATAAAATCGATTCGCTCCGGTAAAGTAAACATTTCAGATTGTTATGTCTTTATCAAGAATGGTGAAGCGTATTTATTAGGTGCCGAAATTCAACCTCTTATCAGTGCATCATCCCATGTCGTCTGTGATCCGAATCGTGATCGCAAGCTACTGCTGAGCCGAAAAGAATTAGATAGACTTGCAGGAGCGGTAGATAGACAAGGATTTTCACTTATCGCCACGGCGATGTATTGGAAGCGTAACTGGGTTAAATTAGAGTTCTGTCTAGGTAAAGGTAAGAAGACTCACGATAAACGTGCTGATATTAAAGACAGAGAATGGAAAGTTGATCAAGGTCGACTAATGAAACAGAAAAACCAATAG
- a CDS encoding HIT domain-containing protein gives MSEEFELHADLERDGIEVADLPLCKLLLCNDSQYPWFIMVPRVVGVKDIYELNWQDQQQFLNESSAVSELLMQVFDGEKMNVAALGNVTPQLHIHHIVRFSHDPSWPKPIWGQLPLKPYSNEQVQSIKDRLIPMLAEVMGN, from the coding sequence ATGTCTGAAGAGTTCGAATTGCATGCAGATTTGGAGCGAGATGGTATAGAGGTTGCTGATTTACCATTGTGTAAATTGTTATTATGCAACGATAGTCAATATCCTTGGTTTATTATGGTTCCTCGAGTAGTTGGCGTTAAAGATATATACGAACTAAATTGGCAAGATCAACAACAGTTTCTAAATGAATCGAGTGCTGTATCTGAGTTATTAATGCAAGTGTTCGATGGTGAGAAAATGAATGTCGCAGCATTAGGTAATGTTACACCTCAGCTTCATATCCATCATATTGTACGCTTCAGTCACGATCCAAGTTGGCCTAAACCTATCTGGGGACAGCTGCCATTGAAGCCTTATTCAAATGAACAAGTACAAAGTATAAAAGATAGGTTGATCCCGATGCTTGCGGAAGTGATGGGTAATTAG
- a CDS encoding sodium-dependent transporter has translation MATARGGFSSRLGFILAAAGSAVGLGNIWGFPTQTATNGGAAFVLVYLILAFCLAYPAFMAELLIGRYGQANAVTSLQKMSRTAWQKNFAFIVGFGGIICAALILSFYGILAGWMMSYAVQPAAQLIGMESLSVWAISDSTARNVIFTTLFMVLTVLIIRKGVEQGIETWSKRLMPLMIGLLVILIVYVLTLDGAMEGLSAYLKPDLSRIFEPELLISALGQAFFSLSLGTSVMVIYGSYIAKKENLVTLGAQVTLIDVSIAFLAGLLIIPAMYVAQSQGVAIFAGDGSLISGPGMVFDVLPKLFDGMGFIGLFIGLAFFILMSLAALTSSISMLEGPVSYAVERHNIARPKAATIIGLVILLMSIGIISNIDVMLDGVATLATEYGQPIIAMLVCVFVGWIWHRNEILNEIKSGNENVEASLFWNLWPWYTKFVCPLAIAMVFIHSLKLF, from the coding sequence ATGGCAACGGCAAGAGGTGGGTTTAGCTCACGATTAGGTTTTATTCTCGCGGCGGCAGGCTCCGCTGTCGGTTTAGGTAACATTTGGGGATTTCCGACACAAACGGCAACGAATGGCGGCGCAGCATTTGTACTTGTTTATTTAATTTTAGCATTTTGTTTAGCTTATCCTGCGTTTATGGCAGAACTATTGATTGGTCGCTACGGCCAAGCCAACGCGGTGACATCGCTACAAAAAATGTCTAGAACCGCTTGGCAGAAAAATTTTGCCTTTATCGTTGGTTTTGGCGGCATTATTTGCGCTGCTTTAATTTTAAGCTTCTATGGCATACTTGCTGGCTGGATGATGTCTTATGCGGTGCAACCAGCTGCCCAATTAATTGGCATGGAAAGCTTGAGTGTCTGGGCGATTTCAGATAGTACCGCGCGTAATGTAATTTTCACCACACTGTTTATGGTACTTACTGTTTTAATTATCCGTAAGGGTGTTGAGCAAGGCATTGAAACATGGTCAAAACGTCTAATGCCATTAATGATTGGTTTACTGGTTATTCTTATTGTTTACGTTTTGACATTAGACGGTGCAATGGAAGGACTAAGCGCCTACCTAAAACCAGATTTATCGAGAATATTTGAACCAGAGCTGCTTATTAGTGCTTTAGGGCAAGCATTTTTCTCTTTATCGTTAGGCACTAGTGTAATGGTTATTTATGGTTCTTATATTGCCAAAAAAGAAAACCTAGTAACGCTTGGGGCACAAGTAACGCTTATCGATGTATCAATCGCTTTCTTAGCAGGTTTATTAATAATACCGGCTATGTATGTCGCACAAAGCCAAGGCGTTGCTATATTTGCTGGAGACGGTTCATTAATTTCAGGCCCAGGAATGGTGTTTGATGTTTTACCTAAATTATTTGATGGCATGGGGTTCATCGGGCTGTTTATTGGATTAGCGTTTTTCATACTGATGAGTTTAGCGGCCTTAACTTCGAGTATTTCAATGCTTGAAGGACCAGTATCGTATGCCGTTGAGCGTCACAATATTGCCAGACCTAAAGCGGCAACTATTATTGGTCTTGTTATCTTACTTATGAGCATTGGCATTATCTCTAATATAGACGTTATGTTAGACGGTGTAGCGACCCTTGCAACTGAATATGGACAACCGATTATTGCTATGTTGGTATGTGTGTTTGTCGGTTGGATTTGGCATCGAAATGAAATTCTTAATGAAATTAAGAGCGGTAATGAAAATGTTGAAGCAAGTCTATTCTGGAATCTTTGGCCATGGTATACAAAATTTGTGTGTCCATTAGCTATTGCGATGGTGTTTATTCATAGCTTAAAGCTTTTTTAA
- a CDS encoding type II toxin-antitoxin system RatA family toxin, translating into MATIDRSALVMYSASQMYDLINDVMSYPEFLPGCSNAKLLSSDDNQMVASLLVSKAGIEKWFTTENTLVKNTEVIMNLKDGPFKHLHGKWTLTPLSDEACKVSLNLDYEFSSRIIAMAFGKIFDSLTNNMVNAFTNRAKEVY; encoded by the coding sequence ATGGCAACAATAGATCGCAGCGCTTTAGTGATGTATAGCGCAAGCCAAATGTATGATTTGATTAATGATGTGATGTCCTATCCAGAGTTTTTACCAGGTTGCAGTAACGCCAAATTACTGTCTAGTGATGACAACCAAATGGTCGCATCCTTGCTAGTATCTAAAGCAGGCATAGAGAAGTGGTTCACCACCGAAAATACATTAGTTAAAAATACTGAAGTGATAATGAACCTCAAAGATGGCCCGTTTAAACATCTGCATGGAAAGTGGACACTTACTCCCTTAAGCGACGAAGCATGTAAAGTTTCGCTAAATCTTGATTATGAATTTTCTAGCAGAATAATTGCCATGGCATTTGGTAAAATTTTTGATAGTCTAACGAACAATATGGTTAACGCATTTACTAATAGAGCAAAAGAGGTTTATTAA
- a CDS encoding phosphoglycerate kinase: MTVIKMTDLDLANKRVLIREDLNVPVKGGVITSDARLRAALPTLKAALESGAKVMVMSHLGRPTEGEFNSEFSMQVVADYLTKALGQSVRLVSDYLDGVEVAAGELVIFENIRFNIGEKKNCEQLSNKLAALCDVYVMDAFGTAHRAQASTHGVAKFAPVACAGPLLAGELEALGKALDNPARPLVAIVGGSKVSTKLTVLESLATVVDQLVVGGGIANTFIAANGHNVGKSLYEADLLDEANRLTANAQANNGDIPVPSDVVVGSEFSETAAATLKNVSDVADSDMIFDIGPNSAKALADILEKAGTIVWNGPVGVFEFDQFGEGTKAIANAIANSSAFSIAGGGDTLAAVDKYDIADKVSYISTGGGAFLEFLEGKKLPAVEILEQRAANA; the protein is encoded by the coding sequence ATGACTGTCATTAAAATGACTGATCTTGATTTAGCCAATAAACGAGTGCTGATCCGCGAAGATTTAAACGTGCCAGTAAAAGGTGGAGTGATAACTTCTGACGCTCGTTTAAGAGCCGCGCTACCAACACTAAAAGCAGCATTAGAAAGTGGTGCAAAAGTAATGGTGATGTCGCACCTTGGACGTCCTACTGAAGGCGAATTTAATAGTGAATTTTCAATGCAAGTCGTTGCCGACTACTTAACCAAAGCACTCGGACAATCAGTTCGTTTAGTTTCTGACTACCTTGATGGTGTTGAAGTTGCCGCTGGTGAATTGGTTATATTCGAGAACATTCGCTTTAATATTGGTGAAAAGAAAAACTGTGAACAGTTATCTAATAAATTAGCTGCTTTATGTGATGTCTATGTAATGGACGCATTTGGCACTGCTCATCGTGCACAAGCAAGTACACATGGCGTAGCAAAATTTGCTCCAGTCGCATGTGCAGGTCCACTTTTAGCAGGTGAACTTGAAGCACTTGGTAAAGCACTAGATAATCCAGCGCGTCCATTAGTCGCAATTGTTGGTGGTTCAAAGGTTTCGACAAAGTTAACAGTACTTGAATCTCTGGCCACTGTTGTTGACCAGTTAGTTGTGGGCGGCGGTATTGCGAATACATTTATAGCTGCAAACGGCCATAATGTCGGTAAGTCTCTTTATGAAGCGGATTTACTAGATGAAGCAAACCGATTAACTGCCAACGCACAAGCAAACAATGGTGATATTCCGGTACCGAGTGATGTCGTGGTTGGCTCTGAATTTAGTGAAACTGCCGCAGCTACATTAAAGAACGTTAGTGACGTTGCGGATTCGGATATGATTTTCGATATTGGTCCTAACTCTGCAAAAGCATTGGCTGACATCCTAGAAAAAGCTGGGACGATTGTTTGGAATGGCCCTGTGGGCGTATTCGAATTTGACCAATTTGGTGAAGGCACAAAAGCCATTGCCAATGCCATTGCAAATTCATCTGCATTCTCTATTGCTGGTGGTGGCGATACGTTAGCGGCGGTAGACAAGTATGATATCGCAGATAAAGTCTCATACATTTCTACCGGTGGCGGTGCTTTTCTTGAATTCTTAGAAGGTAAAAAATTACCTGCTGTAGAGATTCTTGAACAGCGCGCAGCAAACGCATAA
- a CDS encoding ketopantoate reductase family protein, whose protein sequence is MKLVIIGNGAIGLLYYAQLFDHCRVLIKDRTFDKKSGSLSVEDINGCTNEIQLNYASEDDIKDADCILMCVKSFDVSIAISNVIPLITSRCAIILSHNGMGVIEHLDSLKKSPNPIYNLLTTQGSQKCDSGYVKHTGIGDTVIGNVFNPNINFEAQLKLILNSALIKHSIVENIKEKQWHKLAINCVINPLTAINNIANGELIKSNYNCLIENILAEVVAVANAEGNVFKLNTLLSTVREVICNTARNSSSMRQDVLNNRTTEIEFINGYVIKKGLMYDIPTPENEKLYQQIKALGSATI, encoded by the coding sequence ATGAAATTAGTTATCATCGGAAATGGAGCAATTGGATTACTGTATTACGCGCAGTTGTTTGATCATTGCCGGGTGTTAATAAAGGATCGAACCTTTGATAAAAAATCTGGTTCTTTGAGCGTAGAAGATATCAATGGCTGCACTAATGAAATACAACTAAATTATGCTTCAGAGGATGACATCAAAGACGCAGATTGTATTTTAATGTGCGTAAAGTCATTCGATGTATCAATAGCTATCTCCAATGTTATCCCTCTTATAACTAGTCGTTGCGCCATTATCCTATCTCATAATGGTATGGGTGTAATTGAACACTTAGACTCACTAAAAAAATCACCTAACCCTATATACAACTTGCTGACTACACAAGGTTCACAAAAGTGTGATAGTGGATATGTTAAACATACCGGAATTGGTGATACAGTGATTGGTAACGTATTCAATCCAAATATCAATTTCGAAGCACAACTCAAACTAATCTTAAATAGTGCATTAATCAAACATTCAATAGTAGAAAATATCAAAGAAAAGCAATGGCATAAACTTGCAATCAACTGTGTTATCAACCCTCTTACAGCAATCAATAATATCGCTAACGGTGAGTTAATTAAGTCGAATTATAACTGTTTAATTGAAAACATATTAGCTGAGGTCGTTGCAGTCGCAAATGCTGAGGGCAACGTTTTTAAACTAAACACTCTTTTATCAACAGTAAGAGAGGTTATTTGTAACACAGCAAGGAATAGTTCTTCAATGCGACAAGATGTGTTAAATAACAGAACCACTGAAATTGAATTTATTAACGGTTATGTGATCAAAAAAGGGTTGATGTATGATATACCAACCCCTGAAAACGAAAAGCTTTACCAACAAATAAAAGCGCTTGGTTCGGCGACTATCTAG